The following coding sequences are from one Salvia hispanica cultivar TCC Black 2014 chromosome 3, UniMelb_Shisp_WGS_1.0, whole genome shotgun sequence window:
- the LOC125215435 gene encoding uncharacterized protein LOC125215435 — MKDVLRATWLRFCKFMKFTPPVRTSLREKAIAVAGRVTTVKDRESSKVSCPVCLDVMKASDSVDLSMTLALHLSLWHPDDVKLQWDIMQRKKESSVHFPSLIIGVGVAVGFGALVAISAKNRTQKLHVKVGGRQS, encoded by the exons ATGAAGGATGTGCTGCGAGCAACATGGTTGCGGTTCTGTAAATTTATGAAG TTTACTCCCCCTGTTCGTACATCTTTGAGGGAAAAAGCTATAGCAGTAGCAGGGAGGGTAACTACAGTTAAGGATAGAGAAAGTTCAAAGGTTTCTTGTCCCGTATGTTTGGATGTAATGAAGGCATCAGACAGCGTAGATCTAAGTATGACGCTGGCATTACACCTAAGTCTATGGCACCCAGACGATGTTAAGCTGCAGTGGGATATTATGCAGAGGAAAAAGGAATCAAGTGTTCATTTTCCGTCTCTAATTATTGGAGTCGGTGTGGCTGTTGGATTTGGAGCTCTCGTGGCTATTTCAGCCAAAAACCGGACCCAGAAATTGCATGTTAAGGTGGGAGGAAGACAATCTTGA
- the LOC125211404 gene encoding protein Asterix, giving the protein MASQSNDPRLPSAARPYKAPVIAAQDLPIDYSGFIAVIFGVFGAMFRYKLCSWLAIIFCAQSLANMRNIENDLKQISMAMMFGIMGLVTNYLGVGPRPNPKSS; this is encoded by the exons ATGGCGTCGCAATCCAACGATCCCCGGCTACCGTCGGCCGCGCGGCCGTACAAGGCACCTGTCATCGCTGCGCAGGATCTTCCCATCGACTACTCCGGCTTCATCGCCGTTATATTCGGCGTCTTTGGCGCTATGTTCCGG TACAAGCTTTGTTCGTGGCTCGCGATCATATTCTGCGCTCAGTCGCTTGCTAATATGAGGAATATCGAGAACGATCTCAAGCAGATCTCCATGGCTATGAT GTTTGGTATCATGGGGCTGGTGACGAATTACTTGGGGGTAGGGCCTCGTCCGAACCCTAAAAGTTCGTAG
- the LOC125212411 gene encoding uncharacterized protein LOC125212411: MADQTPPFQTRPHSQIFAPSPSSSSSEARQWRPHAQRNLRNQWSKLNLLRQDWRSASDAGRSHATAIVNSYLSQKYMDGMEFGVLSDMPNIRRNAAYKLFMQQELNRGRLLKSYKDMVGILTDMVRICKSMRCYYIGTSNSPLAQFSFSSEDGNDSGDCGGIPVFQFCSIASFEKLALEITKMFILDLNVKRSLVVEFLSIYDEKVAEAMVLQWSDELYEGEFGDLATLNLYSAETHKLNPPSLSNCNSSTSNIQSKRQQDSIVLEVSLTTWLADVNIDKYRIEEIFGIAGEEMHVNFLETSA, from the exons ATGGCGGATCAGACTCCTCCCTTTCAAACCCGTCCTCACAGTCAAATCTTCGCGCCGTCACCGTCATCTTCATCATCGGAGGCGCGCCAGTGGAGGCCACATGCTCAACGGAACCTGAGGAACCAGTGGTCGAAGCTTAATTTACTCCGCCAAGATTGGCGCTCTGCCTCCGATGCCGGCCGCTCTCACGCCACCGCAATCGTCAATTCCTATCTCTCTCAGAA GTATATGGATGGCATGGAGTTTGGTGTGTTGAGTGACATGCCTAATATTCGAAGGAATGCTGCTTACAAGTTGTTCATGCAGCAG GAGCTTAATAGAGGCAGACTACTGAAATCTTACAAAGATATG GTTGGAATTCTGACCGATATGGTTAGGATATGTAAATCTATGAGGTGCTATTATATAGGAACAAGCAATAGTCCACTGGCTCagttttctttctcttctgaAGATGGCAATGACAGCGGCGACTGTGGTGGAATCcctgtttttcaattttgttcaATTGCTTCATTTG AAAAGTTAGCATTGGAGATTACTAAAATGTTCATATTGGATTTGAATGTAAAG CGGTCGCTTGTAGTAGAATTCCTGTCCATCTATGATGAAAAAGTTGCAGAAGCCATGGTATTGCAATGGTCTGACGAACTCTATGAGGGAGAATTTGGTGATCTGGCTACATTGAACTTGTACTCTGCAGAAACTCATAAACTAAATCCTCCATCACTTAGTAATTGCAACTCAAGTACTTCAAACATTCAATCTAAACGGCAGCAAGATAGCATTGTTTTAGAG GTTTCCCTAACAACCTGGCTGGCAGATGTGAACATCGATAAATACAG GATTGAGGAGATATTTGGTATTGCGGGAGAGGAGATGCATGTCAACTTTCTTGAGACATCTGCTTGA